From the Streptomyces pluripotens genome, one window contains:
- a CDS encoding adenylosuccinate synthase, with translation MPALVLLGAQWGDEGKGKATDLLGGSVDYVVRYQGGNNAGHTVVVGDQKYALHLLPSGILSPGCTPVIGNGVVVDPSVLLSELSGLNERGVDTSKLLISGNAHIITPYNVTVDKVTERFLGKRKIGTTGRGIGPTYADKINRVGIRVQDLYDESILTQKVEAALDVKNQVLTKLYNRRAIAVGQVVEELLGYAEQIEPYVADTVLVLNQALEDDKVVLFEGGQGTLLDIDHGTYPFVTSSNPTAGGACTGAGVGPTKISRVIGILKAYTTRVGAGPFPTELFDEDGEALRRIGGERGVTTGRDRRCGWFDAVIARYATRVNGLTDFFLTKLDVLTGWEQIPVCVAYEVDGKRVEELPYSQTDFHHAKPVYETLPGWSEDITKAKSFSDLPKNAQNYVKALEEMSGAPISAIGVGPGRDETIEINSFL, from the coding sequence GTGCCCGCACTTGTGCTGCTCGGTGCTCAGTGGGGTGACGAAGGCAAGGGGAAGGCGACCGACCTGCTCGGTGGCTCGGTGGACTATGTGGTGCGTTACCAGGGCGGCAACAATGCCGGCCACACGGTGGTCGTCGGCGACCAGAAGTACGCACTCCACCTTCTCCCTTCCGGAATCCTCTCGCCCGGCTGTACGCCGGTCATCGGCAACGGTGTCGTCGTCGACCCGTCGGTCCTGCTCTCCGAGCTGAGCGGTCTGAACGAGCGAGGCGTCGACACGTCCAAGCTCCTGATCAGTGGTAACGCGCACATCATCACGCCGTACAACGTGACCGTCGACAAGGTGACGGAACGCTTCCTCGGCAAGCGCAAGATCGGTACGACCGGCCGCGGCATCGGTCCGACCTACGCGGACAAGATCAACCGGGTCGGCATCCGGGTCCAGGACCTCTATGACGAGTCGATCCTCACCCAGAAGGTCGAGGCGGCCCTCGACGTCAAGAACCAGGTCCTGACCAAGCTGTACAACCGGCGTGCGATCGCCGTCGGTCAGGTGGTCGAGGAGCTGCTGGGCTACGCCGAGCAGATCGAGCCGTACGTCGCCGACACGGTGCTGGTCCTTAACCAGGCCCTGGAGGACGACAAGGTCGTCCTGTTCGAGGGCGGCCAGGGCACCCTGCTGGACATCGACCACGGCACGTACCCCTTCGTCACCTCCTCGAACCCGACCGCCGGCGGTGCCTGCACCGGCGCGGGCGTCGGCCCGACGAAGATCAGCCGGGTCATCGGCATCCTGAAGGCCTACACCACCCGGGTCGGCGCCGGACCCTTCCCGACCGAGCTGTTCGACGAGGACGGCGAGGCGCTGCGCCGTATCGGCGGCGAGCGGGGCGTGACCACGGGTCGCGACCGCCGCTGCGGCTGGTTCGACGCCGTCATCGCCCGCTACGCGACCCGCGTCAACGGTCTGACCGATTTCTTCCTCACCAAGCTGGACGTACTGACCGGCTGGGAGCAGATCCCGGTCTGCGTGGCGTACGAGGTCGACGGCAAGCGCGTCGAGGAGCTGCCGTACTCGCAGACCGACTTCCACCATGCCAAGCCGGTCTATGAGACCCTGCCCGGCTGGTCCGAGGACATCACCAAGGCGAAGTCCTTCTCCGACCTGCCGAAGAACGCCCAGAACTACGTCAAGGCGCTGGAGGAGATGTCTGGCGCCCCGATCTCCGCGATCGGCGTCGGCCCGGGCCGGGACGAGACGATCGAGATCAACTCGTTCCTGTAG
- the kynU gene encoding kynureninase has product MSEPTASAPKAAELAALARTLDAADDLAPVRERFALDDVVYLDGNSLGALPAHVPDRMADVVRRQWGELRIRSWAESGWWTAPERIGDRIAPLVGAAPGQIVAGDSTSVNVFKALVAATRMAGEGRTEILVDATTFPTDGYIAESAARLTGCTLRAVTPQEVPSALGDRTAVVLLNHVDYRTGRLHDLPSLTAAIHASGALAVWDLCHSAGALPVGLDEHGVDLAVGCTYKYLNGGPGSPAYLYVRSELQPRFDSPLPGWNSHQDPFGMSPSYAPAPGALRGRVGTPDILSMLALEAALEVWDGVSVAAVRAKSLALTDFFLRCVSEYSGPGRVQCLTPDSHAERGSQVALRCADAGEVMKRLIARGVVGDFRHPDVLRFGFTPLYTGFGDTERAARILGEELAR; this is encoded by the coding sequence ATGTCTGAGCCGACTGCTTCCGCACCGAAGGCCGCCGAACTGGCGGCTCTGGCGAGGACGCTGGACGCAGCGGACGACCTGGCGCCGGTCAGGGAGCGTTTCGCCCTGGACGACGTCGTCTACCTCGACGGGAACTCGCTGGGTGCCCTGCCCGCGCACGTCCCCGACCGCATGGCGGACGTGGTCCGACGCCAGTGGGGTGAACTGCGCATCCGCTCCTGGGCGGAGAGCGGTTGGTGGACCGCGCCCGAACGGATCGGTGACCGGATCGCTCCGCTGGTCGGTGCGGCGCCGGGCCAGATCGTGGCCGGCGATTCGACGAGCGTCAACGTGTTCAAGGCCCTGGTGGCGGCCACCCGCATGGCGGGCGAGGGGCGGACCGAGATCCTGGTCGACGCCACGACCTTCCCCACGGACGGCTACATCGCCGAGTCCGCAGCCCGTCTGACGGGCTGCACCTTGCGTGCGGTGACCCCGCAGGAGGTCCCGTCGGCCCTCGGTGACCGCACGGCCGTCGTCCTCCTCAACCACGTCGACTACCGCACCGGTCGGCTGCACGACCTGCCGTCCCTGACGGCCGCGATCCACGCCTCCGGCGCCCTCGCGGTCTGGGACCTGTGCCACAGCGCGGGCGCGCTGCCGGTGGGCCTGGACGAGCACGGGGTCGACCTGGCGGTCGGCTGCACCTACAAGTACCTCAACGGTGGCCCGGGCTCTCCGGCGTACCTGTACGTACGGAGTGAGCTGCAGCCCCGCTTCGACTCCCCCCTCCCCGGCTGGAACTCCCACCAGGACCCCTTCGGCATGAGCCCGTCCTACGCACCGGCCCCCGGCGCGCTGCGCGGCCGGGTCGGCACGCCGGACATCCTGTCCATGCTGGCCCTGGAGGCGGCCCTGGAGGTCTGGGACGGCGTGTCCGTCGCCGCCGTCCGCGCCAAGTCCCTGGCCCTGACGGACTTCTTCCTGCGGTGCGTGTCCGAGTACTCCGGACCGGGACGCGTGCAGTGCCTCACGCCCGATTCCCACGCGGAGCGGGGCAGCCAGGTCGCCCTGCGCTGCGCGGACGCCGGCGAAGTGATGAAACGCCTGATCGCCAGGGGAGTCGTAGGCGACTTCCGTCACCCCGACGTCCTCCGCTTCGGCTTCACCCCTCTCTACACCGGCTTCGGCGACACGGAGCGAGCGGCCCGGATCCTGGGGGAGGAACTGGCGCGGTGA
- a CDS encoding ABC transporter permease has protein sequence MTTSASTTFPTRAGGTRPLAGTGTLVRFALRRDRLLIPVWIAVIALMVLSMPNALNSVYGTPAARVGLMRQMAANASLRAMVGPVFGDSLGALTAWRIGVYAGLLAAVMSLLIVVRHTRDEEESGRQELLSAGMVGRRAPLTAALLTAAIADAALALLITAGLAGQGGAGAAAFGLGVGGVGLVFATLAAIVAQLTASARLARGLTAAVLGAAFVLRAAGDSAADDGSSALTWLSPIGWLENVRAFAAERWWVLPLFALAALVQGAVAYELAGRRDIGMGFLSTRPGPATGRLGTAGALAWRLQRGSLLGWSLGFFTAGVVYGAVTTGAADLVQDNEQAREIFRRMGGQSAITDALLAAVIGLLGLVAGLYIVQSVLRLYGEESSGRAEPVLAGPLGRLRWAAGHLVIAAGGAALIMLLAGLGFAVGYRKDIGPILGACLVQLPAVWVIGGIAVLLYGVLPRGAVAAWGVAGAVLLIGWVGPALNAPRALLDLSPFSHLPKLPSAGMRWQPVLLLTLLAVILTGAGLAGLRRRDMSG, from the coding sequence ATGACCACGAGCGCCTCCACCACCTTCCCCACGCGTGCCGGGGGCACCCGCCCCCTCGCCGGCACCGGCACCCTGGTGCGGTTCGCGCTGCGCCGGGACCGGCTGCTGATCCCGGTGTGGATCGCGGTGATCGCGCTGATGGTCCTCTCCATGCCCAACGCCCTCAACAGCGTGTACGGCACCCCGGCCGCCCGCGTCGGCCTGATGCGCCAGATGGCGGCGAACGCTTCCCTGCGCGCGATGGTCGGCCCTGTCTTCGGCGACTCGCTGGGCGCGCTCACGGCCTGGCGGATCGGCGTCTACGCGGGCCTCCTCGCGGCGGTGATGAGCCTGCTCATCGTCGTCCGGCACACCCGGGACGAGGAGGAGAGTGGGCGGCAGGAGCTGCTGTCGGCCGGAATGGTCGGACGGCGCGCCCCGCTGACGGCCGCGCTGCTGACGGCCGCGATCGCCGACGCCGCCCTGGCACTGCTGATCACGGCGGGCCTGGCCGGGCAGGGCGGCGCGGGCGCGGCGGCCTTCGGGCTCGGCGTCGGCGGCGTCGGGCTGGTCTTCGCCACCCTGGCGGCGATCGTCGCCCAGCTGACGGCGAGCGCCCGGCTGGCCCGGGGCCTGACGGCGGCGGTCCTGGGCGCTGCGTTCGTCCTGCGCGCGGCGGGCGACTCGGCCGCCGACGACGGCTCGTCAGCGCTGACCTGGCTGTCCCCGATCGGCTGGCTGGAGAACGTCCGCGCGTTCGCAGCCGAGCGCTGGTGGGTGCTGCCGCTGTTCGCGCTGGCCGCGCTGGTCCAGGGCGCGGTGGCCTACGAGCTGGCCGGCCGCCGGGACATCGGCATGGGCTTCCTGTCCACCCGGCCCGGACCGGCCACCGGCCGGCTGGGCACGGCGGGCGCCCTGGCCTGGCGGCTGCAGCGCGGGAGCCTGCTGGGCTGGAGCCTCGGCTTCTTCACCGCCGGGGTGGTCTACGGCGCGGTGACCACCGGGGCCGCCGACCTGGTGCAGGACAACGAACAGGCCCGGGAGATCTTCCGGCGGATGGGCGGCCAGTCCGCCATCACCGACGCGCTGCTGGCCGCGGTGATCGGCCTGCTGGGACTGGTCGCCGGCCTCTACATCGTGCAGTCCGTGCTGCGGCTGTACGGCGAGGAGAGCTCCGGCCGGGCCGAACCGGTCCTCGCGGGCCCCCTCGGCCGGCTCCGCTGGGCCGCCGGTCACCTGGTGATCGCGGCCGGCGGCGCGGCCCTCATCATGCTCCTCGCCGGCCTGGGCTTCGCCGTCGGCTACCGCAAGGACATCGGCCCGATCCTGGGCGCCTGCCTGGTCCAGCTCCCTGCCGTGTGGGTGATCGGCGGCATCGCCGTCCTGCTCTACGGCGTTCTGCCGCGCGGTGCCGTGGCCGCGTGGGGCGTCGCAGGCGCGGTGCTGCTCATCGGCTGGGTCGGCCCCGCCCTCAACGCGCCCCGGGCGCTGCTGGACCTCTCCCCCTTCAGCCATCTGCCGAAGCTGCCGAGCGCCGGGATGCGCTGGCAACCGGTCCTGCTGCTCACCCTCCTGGCGGTCATACTGACCGGGGCAGGGCTCGCAGGGCTACGGCGCAGGGACATGTCCGGGTGA
- a CDS encoding cytochrome P450, whose product MAAASDLAFDPWDPAFLADPYPAYAELRARGRVIRYEPTDQWLIPHHADVSALLRDRRLGRTYRHRFSHQEFGRTPPPPEQEPFHTLNDHGMLDLEPPDHTRIRRLVSKAFTPRTVERLKPYVCALAGELVSGLVREGGGDLLTQVAEPLPVAVIAEMLGVPEADRAQLRPWSADICGMYELTPSPETAARAVRASVEFSGYLRELIAARRKEPGEDLISGLIAAHDEGDRLTEQEMISTAVLLLNAGHEATVNATVNGWAALLRHPGQLAALRADHSLVPAAIEELMRYDTPLQLFERWVLEDIEIDGTTVPRGAEIAMLFGSANHDPAVFPEPDRLDLTREDNPHISFSAGIHYCIGAPLARMELAASMTALLRQAPTLALAQEPVRKPNFVIRGLEGLRVEVR is encoded by the coding sequence ATGGCAGCTGCTTCCGATCTCGCTTTCGACCCCTGGGACCCGGCGTTCCTCGCCGACCCGTACCCGGCCTATGCCGAGCTGCGGGCGCGGGGCAGGGTGATCCGGTACGAACCGACCGACCAGTGGCTGATCCCACACCACGCGGACGTCTCGGCGCTGCTGCGCGACCGTCGCCTCGGCCGCACCTACCGGCACCGTTTCTCGCACCAGGAGTTCGGCCGGACCCCGCCCCCGCCGGAGCAGGAGCCGTTCCACACGCTCAACGACCACGGGATGCTGGACCTGGAGCCGCCGGACCACACCCGGATCAGGCGGCTGGTGTCGAAGGCGTTCACTCCGCGCACGGTGGAGCGGCTGAAGCCCTACGTGTGCGCCCTGGCGGGCGAGCTGGTGTCCGGCCTCGTGCGGGAGGGCGGCGGCGATCTGCTCACGCAGGTGGCCGAGCCGCTGCCGGTGGCAGTGATCGCCGAGATGCTGGGCGTTCCGGAGGCGGACCGGGCACAGCTGCGGCCCTGGTCGGCGGACATCTGCGGGATGTACGAGCTGACCCCCTCGCCGGAGACGGCGGCACGGGCGGTACGGGCGTCGGTGGAGTTCTCCGGCTACCTGCGGGAACTGATCGCGGCCCGGCGCAAGGAGCCGGGGGAGGACCTGATCTCCGGTCTGATCGCGGCCCATGACGAAGGCGACCGGCTCACCGAGCAGGAAATGATCTCCACGGCGGTCCTGCTGCTCAACGCCGGGCACGAGGCGACGGTCAACGCCACGGTGAACGGCTGGGCGGCGCTGTTGCGCCACCCCGGCCAGCTGGCGGCCCTGCGTGCCGACCACTCCCTGGTCCCGGCCGCGATCGAGGAGCTGATGCGCTACGACACCCCGCTCCAACTGTTCGAGCGCTGGGTGCTGGAGGACATCGAGATCGACGGGACGACGGTCCCCCGGGGTGCGGAGATCGCCATGCTCTTCGGCTCCGCCAACCACGACCCGGCGGTGTTCCCCGAGCCCGACCGTCTGGACCTCACCCGCGAGGACAACCCGCACATCTCCTTCAGCGCGGGCATCCACTACTGCATCGGCGCGCCGCTGGCCCGCATGGAGCTGGCGGCCTCCATGACGGCCCTGCTCCGGCAGGCCCCCACGCTGGCCCTGGCCCAGGAGCCGGTGCGCAAGCCGAACTTCGTCATCCGGGGGCTTGAGGGCCTGCGGGTGGAAGTGCGCTGA
- a CDS encoding ABC transporter ATP-binding protein: MTKAITVSGLHKSFGRTHALDGLDLEVEAGEVHGFLGPNGAGKSTTIRVLLGLLRADAGTAQVLGRDPWRDAVEVHRRIAYVPGDVTLWRNLSGGEVIDLYGRLRGGLDPRRRDELTARFELDPTKKGRTYSTGNRQKVALVAAFASDVDLLILDEPTSGLDPLMVEVFRRCVEEERTRGRTVLLSSHVLSEVEQLCDRVSIIRRGRTVESGSLADLRHLTRTSVSAELSGPPGELAGLPGVHDLAVQGHRVRLQVDTDKLDGVLRSLGECGIRSLTSTPPTLEELFLRHYQNDTAGSGEVTA, encoded by the coding sequence ATGACGAAGGCAATCACGGTCTCCGGGCTGCACAAGTCCTTCGGCCGTACCCACGCCCTGGACGGCCTCGACCTGGAGGTCGAGGCCGGCGAGGTGCACGGCTTCCTCGGCCCCAACGGCGCCGGCAAGTCCACCACCATCCGGGTGCTGCTCGGCCTGCTGCGCGCCGATGCGGGCACCGCACAGGTGCTGGGCCGCGACCCGTGGCGGGACGCGGTCGAGGTGCACCGCCGGATCGCCTACGTACCCGGTGACGTGACCCTGTGGCGCAACCTCTCCGGCGGCGAGGTCATCGACCTCTACGGCCGCCTGCGCGGCGGACTCGACCCACGGCGGCGCGACGAGCTGACCGCACGCTTCGAACTGGACCCGACGAAGAAGGGCCGGACGTACTCCACCGGCAACCGGCAGAAGGTCGCCCTGGTCGCCGCCTTCGCATCCGACGTGGACCTGCTGATCCTCGACGAGCCGACCTCAGGCCTGGACCCGCTGATGGTGGAGGTCTTCCGGCGCTGCGTCGAGGAGGAACGCACACGCGGCCGCACGGTCCTCCTCTCCTCCCACGTCCTCAGCGAGGTGGAGCAGCTCTGCGACCGGGTGAGCATCATCCGCAGGGGCCGCACGGTGGAGAGCGGCTCCCTGGCCGACCTGCGTCATCTGACCCGGACCAGCGTGAGTGCCGAACTCTCCGGTCCCCCGGGCGAGCTGGCCGGACTGCCCGGTGTGCACGACCTCGCCGTCCAGGGCCACCGGGTCCGGCTCCAGGTCGACACCGACAAGCTGGACGGCGTGCTGCGCTCGCTCGGTGAGTGCGGCATCCGCTCGCTGACCTCGACCCCTCCCACGCTGGAGGAACTGTTCCTGCGCCACTACCAGAACGACACGGCCGGCTCCGGCGAGGTGACGGCATGA
- a CDS encoding DUF397 domain-containing protein produces MTEVVGPFRKSSYSGQENNCVEVALTVGNGRAVRDSKQHDGPLLAFSPNGWQAFLQQFGHSTRG; encoded by the coding sequence ATGACCGAGGTTGTAGGCCCCTTCCGGAAATCGTCGTACTCCGGGCAGGAGAACAACTGCGTCGAGGTCGCTCTCACGGTCGGCAACGGGCGGGCCGTCCGCGACAGCAAGCAGCACGACGGGCCACTGCTCGCCTTCTCCCCCAACGGCTGGCAGGCCTTCCTCCAGCAGTTCGGCCACTCGACTCGGGGCTGA
- a CDS encoding diacylglycerol kinase family protein has translation MATFAKSDQLLVIIDPTARRLDGESVRIAKDVLSAGAAAKVCLPEGPEEFARALDRRGTRRPVVVGGDRALVRTVSLLHRQRELAGCALSVVPVGDTSLAESLGVPGGAVAAARAVLDGAERRLDLLVDDSDGVVLGALGIPPVPVREPGARVPVPSGHPWLRTTYRSLIRTLASRPARLPAVPCPGHARLRVDVDGETVVDLDQPVEKVSVTPAAGGVAEVEVRPLAVGAERTPLLTSGRTVTVAGADFRYRADAAVSGPVRKRTWRVLEGAWGLVLPPA, from the coding sequence GTGGCGACTTTCGCGAAGTCCGATCAGCTGCTGGTGATCATCGATCCGACGGCACGGCGGTTGGACGGAGAGTCCGTACGGATCGCGAAAGACGTGCTCAGCGCGGGTGCGGCGGCCAAGGTGTGCCTGCCGGAGGGACCGGAGGAGTTCGCCCGCGCACTGGACCGGCGAGGGACGCGGCGGCCGGTCGTGGTGGGCGGCGACCGGGCTCTGGTGCGCACGGTGTCCCTCCTGCACCGACAGCGGGAGCTGGCCGGCTGCGCGCTCTCGGTGGTGCCCGTGGGTGACACCTCGCTGGCCGAGTCCCTCGGCGTGCCGGGCGGCGCGGTGGCGGCGGCGCGGGCCGTGCTGGACGGCGCCGAGCGGCGTCTGGACCTGCTGGTCGACGACAGCGACGGGGTGGTTCTGGGAGCCCTGGGCATCCCTCCGGTCCCGGTGCGTGAGCCGGGGGCGCGGGTGCCGGTGCCGTCCGGCCACCCCTGGCTACGGACGACGTACCGCTCCCTGATCCGCACCCTCGCCTCCCGGCCCGCCCGTCTGCCCGCCGTGCCCTGCCCGGGCCACGCCCGGCTCCGGGTGGACGTGGACGGGGAGACGGTCGTGGATCTGGACCAACCCGTGGAGAAGGTGTCGGTGACCCCGGCTGCGGGCGGAGTGGCGGAGGTGGAGGTACGGCCGCTGGCCGTGGGCGCGGAGAGGACCCCGCTGCTGACCTCCGGCCGGACGGTGACGGTGGCGGGGGCGGACTTCCGCTACCGGGCGGATGCGGCGGTGTCGGGGCCGGTGCGGAAGCGGACGTGGCGGGTGCTGGAGGGGGCCTGGGGGCTGGTGCTGCCCCCGGCGTGA
- a CDS encoding bifunctional metallophosphatase/5'-nucleotidase, producing MPVSPMNRREFVKKSAVTGAVVAAAGAAGTGTAEAADRKHRHHHKAPHTWSFSILGTTDLHSHVFDWDYYRDAPYTDKAGNSVGVARVATLIKQQREEKGEHRVLLVDAGDIIQGTSLAYYFARVDPITGTDGTPGPKHPMAVAMNHMRYDAAALGNHEFNYGIELLRKFESQCDFPLLGANACDAKTLRPAFQPYTIKRIRVPHGPDIKVGILGLTNPGIALWDKDNVSGKMVFPGLVEQAKKFVPRLRALGCDVVFLTDHSGLDGSSSYGDELPYVENASNLVAEQVPGIDAILVGHTHVEVSSYTVKNEETGEDVLLSEPYCYGKRLTVFDFDLEFHCGRWRVTNKKAQTLNPNAVDEDPEIKKLLEADHELVVKYVNTPVGTCTQDLSAAESCWKDVPVMDFIHEVQMAKVASGLSAADAALPLISVAAPFSRTADIPAGDVTIRDIAGLYIYDNTLYGKKLTGAQLKDYLEYAAKYYHQVPSGTTVDTSTLTNANKFWDYMYDTAAGVDYEIDIAQPEGSRIKHLTYQGAPVADDQVFVVAVNNYRANGGSGYPHIADADIAFSSMSEIRQLMIDYVTEKKTLDPADFAAVNWKLTQDGTPVF from the coding sequence ATGCCCGTCAGTCCCATGAACCGCCGTGAGTTCGTGAAGAAGTCGGCCGTCACCGGTGCCGTCGTGGCCGCCGCCGGAGCGGCCGGCACCGGAACCGCCGAAGCCGCCGACCGCAAGCACCGTCACCACCACAAGGCCCCGCACACCTGGTCGTTCTCCATCCTCGGCACCACGGACCTGCACAGCCACGTCTTCGACTGGGACTACTACAGGGACGCCCCCTACACCGACAAGGCGGGCAACTCGGTGGGCGTCGCCCGGGTCGCCACCCTCATCAAGCAGCAGCGTGAGGAGAAGGGCGAGCACCGGGTCCTCCTGGTCGACGCCGGCGACATCATCCAGGGCACCTCACTGGCCTACTACTTCGCCCGCGTCGACCCGATCACCGGCACCGACGGCACCCCGGGCCCCAAGCACCCGATGGCCGTGGCCATGAACCACATGCGCTACGACGCCGCCGCCCTCGGCAACCACGAGTTCAACTACGGCATCGAGCTGCTGCGGAAGTTCGAGAGCCAGTGCGACTTCCCGCTGCTGGGCGCGAACGCCTGCGACGCCAAGACCCTGCGGCCCGCGTTCCAGCCGTACACCATCAAGCGCATCCGCGTGCCGCACGGTCCCGACATCAAGGTCGGCATCCTCGGCCTCACCAACCCCGGCATCGCGCTGTGGGACAAGGACAACGTCAGCGGGAAGATGGTCTTCCCCGGTCTGGTCGAGCAGGCGAAGAAGTTCGTGCCCCGGCTGCGGGCGCTGGGCTGTGACGTCGTCTTCCTGACCGACCACTCCGGTCTCGACGGTTCCTCGTCCTACGGTGACGAACTCCCCTACGTCGAGAACGCCTCGAACCTGGTTGCCGAGCAGGTCCCGGGCATCGACGCGATCCTGGTCGGCCACACCCACGTGGAAGTCTCCTCCTACACGGTCAAGAACGAGGAGACCGGCGAGGACGTCCTCCTCTCCGAGCCGTACTGCTACGGCAAGCGCCTGACCGTCTTCGACTTCGACCTCGAATTCCACTGCGGCCGGTGGCGGGTGACGAACAAGAAGGCGCAGACCCTCAACCCCAACGCGGTGGACGAGGACCCGGAGATCAAGAAGCTCCTGGAAGCCGACCACGAACTGGTCGTGAAGTACGTCAACACCCCGGTCGGCACCTGCACCCAGGACCTGTCGGCGGCGGAGTCGTGCTGGAAGGACGTCCCCGTCATGGACTTCATCCACGAGGTCCAGATGGCGAAGGTCGCCTCCGGCCTGTCGGCCGCCGACGCCGCCCTCCCGCTCATCTCGGTCGCCGCTCCCTTCAGTCGTACCGCCGACATCCCGGCCGGCGACGTGACGATCCGTGACATCGCCGGCCTCTACATCTACGACAACACCCTCTACGGCAAGAAGCTCACCGGCGCCCAGCTGAAGGACTACCTGGAGTACGCGGCGAAGTACTACCACCAGGTCCCGTCCGGTACGACGGTGGACACCTCCACCCTCACCAACGCCAACAAGTTCTGGGACTACATGTACGACACCGCCGCCGGTGTCGACTACGAGATCGACATCGCCCAGCCGGAGGGCTCCCGCATCAAGCACCTCACCTACCAGGGCGCACCGGTCGCCGACGACCAGGTCTTCGTCGTCGCCGTCAACAACTACCGCGCCAACGGTGGCTCCGGTTACCCGCACATCGCCGACGCCGACATCGCCTTCAGCTCCATGTCGGAGATCCGCCAGCTGATGATCGACTACGTGACCGAGAAGAAGACCCTCGATCCGGCCGACTTCGCGGCCGTCAACTGGAAGCTGACGCAGGACGGAACGCCGGTGTTCTGA
- a CDS encoding alpha/beta hydrolase codes for MPDDAAAARAAAEEESAFSHPPVDPDVTAAYGDHPDQVIDFYAPRPDPECSPLAPTSLAPLVAVLHGGAWRAHHDRRHVTPFADYLARRGFAVANIEYRRGGDPLIPEQGRAEAGGGEAVAVSPAGRWPDTFDDVATALDALPGLVREALPQADPRRTVLTGHSAGGHLALWAAARHVLPPDARWRTERPAPLRGVVALAPIADLAVAEKLNVCGNAALQLLGGEEQFTERQPYADPALLLPTGIATTLVQGRTDQVVPQVVAETYAEAAAKAGEVVGLTLLEDVGHFPLIDPAADACAVVAEEIAQLAW; via the coding sequence ATGCCGGACGACGCCGCAGCAGCCCGCGCCGCCGCCGAAGAGGAATCGGCCTTCTCACACCCCCCGGTTGACCCCGATGTCACCGCGGCATACGGCGACCACCCTGACCAGGTGATCGACTTCTATGCTCCCCGTCCCGACCCGGAGTGTTCTCCCCTCGCCCCCACCTCACTCGCCCCCCTGGTCGCGGTCCTGCACGGTGGAGCCTGGCGCGCGCACCACGACCGCCGCCACGTCACTCCCTTCGCGGACTACCTGGCCCGCAGGGGCTTTGCGGTGGCCAACATCGAGTACCGGCGCGGGGGCGACCCCCTGATCCCGGAGCAGGGCAGGGCGGAAGCGGGGGGCGGGGAAGCCGTCGCTGTTTCCCCCGCTGGTCGCTGGCCGGACACCTTCGACGACGTTGCCACAGCGCTGGACGCCCTCCCCGGGCTGGTGCGCGAGGCGCTCCCGCAGGCAGACCCCCGTCGCACCGTTCTGACCGGCCACTCGGCCGGCGGCCACCTGGCCCTGTGGGCGGCGGCCCGGCACGTCCTCCCGCCGGACGCCCGGTGGCGCACCGAACGCCCGGCGCCGCTGCGCGGTGTCGTCGCCCTCGCCCCGATCGCGGACCTCGCAGTGGCCGAGAAACTGAACGTGTGCGGCAACGCGGCCCTTCAACTCCTCGGCGGAGAAGAGCAGTTCACGGAACGGCAGCCGTACGCGGACCCGGCTCTCCTGCTCCCGACGGGTATTGCGACAACCCTCGTCCAGGGCCGCACGGACCAGGTGGTGCCGCAGGTGGTGGCCGAAACGTACGCGGAGGCCGCGGCGAAGGCGGGGGAGGTGGTGGGACTGACGCTGTTGGAGGACGTGGGTCACTTCCCGCTGATCGACCCGGCGGCGGACGCCTGCGCGGTGGTGGCCGAGGAGATCGCCCAACTGGCCTGGTGA
- a CDS encoding GbsR/MarR family transcriptional regulator, with translation MTEPSAEPGPSAESSAEPSVESSPARDPESVSRFVEHFAAQLVEAGVTRMPARVFAALLASDTGTLTSAELGEQLKISPAAVSGAVRYLAQVHLVSREREPGSRRERYRVHDDQWYQALTNREALIKRWEDALREGVSSLGPDTPAGRRLAETLEFFEFIEKDVAGMMERWRIHRERKRSR, from the coding sequence ATGACGGAGCCGAGTGCAGAACCGGGGCCGAGTGCAGAGTCGAGTGCGGAGCCCAGCGTGGAGTCGAGTCCGGCGCGCGACCCGGAGTCGGTCTCGCGGTTCGTGGAGCACTTCGCGGCCCAGCTCGTCGAGGCGGGCGTGACGCGCATGCCCGCCAGGGTGTTCGCCGCGCTGCTCGCCTCCGACACCGGGACCTTGACCTCCGCCGAGCTGGGTGAACAGCTGAAGATCAGCCCCGCGGCCGTCTCCGGTGCCGTGCGCTACCTCGCCCAGGTCCACCTGGTCTCCCGTGAGCGGGAACCCGGCTCACGCCGGGAGCGGTACCGGGTGCACGACGACCAGTGGTACCAGGCGCTCACCAACCGCGAGGCGCTCATCAAGCGCTGGGAGGACGCGCTGCGCGAGGGCGTCAGCAGCCTGGGTCCGGACACCCCGGCGGGCCGACGACTGGCCGAGACGCTGGAGTTCTTCGAGTTCATCGAGAAGGACGTGGCCGGGATGATGGAGCGCTGGCGAATCCACCGGGAGCGCAAGCGCAGCCGCTGA